A DNA window from Pseudodesulfovibrio thermohalotolerans contains the following coding sequences:
- a CDS encoding DUF523 domain-containing protein, with product MKDAPIIVSACLAGIYCRYNGEAQPFEPVVNLIRRGRAIPFCPEAFGGLPTPRRACEILGDRVVDADGVDRTAEFRRGAEEGLRLARLAGCREAILKARSPSCGSGEVYDGTFSSTRVPGDGVFARLLKENGIAVRTEEDLAG from the coding sequence ATGAAAGACGCACCTATCATCGTGTCCGCCTGCCTGGCGGGCATCTATTGTCGATACAACGGCGAGGCCCAACCGTTCGAGCCTGTGGTGAATCTGATCCGCCGGGGCCGCGCCATTCCCTTCTGTCCGGAGGCTTTCGGCGGCCTGCCCACACCGCGCAGGGCGTGTGAGATTCTCGGCGACCGGGTGGTGGACGCCGACGGCGTGGACCGCACCGCCGAGTTTCGGCGCGGGGCCGAGGAAGGACTTCGGCTGGCCCGGCTTGCGGGCTGCCGCGAGGCGATTCTCAAGGCGCGTTCACCGTCCTGCGGCTCGGGCGAGGTCTATGACGGCACGTTCTCTTCCACGCGCGTCCCGGGCGACGGGGTTTTCGCCCGTCTGCTCAAGGAGAACGGGATCGCCGTACGCACCGAAGAGGATCTGGCCGGGTGA
- a CDS encoding F0F1 ATP synthase subunit gamma: MASLRDVQNQITGVKKTKQITKAMNMVASAKLRNAQERIERFRPYANKFYEMLGDLAAGADESVHPLLEVRDEVKTVGIMVVTSDRGLCGAFNINIINTAKRLAEAKAAEGKTVKLWCIGKKARDAFRKHDFEIVRAEADAMTHFDFTLAASVGNELIAGYIEGELDEVHVCFGEFQSMAKQPPVDLTVLPMATHEESGDEEQSGSSGDYLYEPSVEGLLAELLPRFIKVQVYRGLLDTSASEHAARMAAMDNATKACDELTNTLTLLYNKTRQAAITGDLMDIVGGVEALKG; this comes from the coding sequence ATGGCTTCGTTAAGAGACGTCCAGAACCAGATCACTGGCGTCAAGAAAACCAAGCAGATCACCAAGGCCATGAACATGGTGGCCTCGGCAAAACTGCGCAACGCACAGGAGCGTATCGAACGCTTCCGTCCGTATGCGAACAAGTTTTATGAGATGCTCGGGGACTTGGCGGCCGGTGCTGACGAATCGGTGCATCCGCTGCTGGAAGTCCGGGACGAAGTGAAGACCGTGGGCATCATGGTCGTCACCTCCGATCGCGGGCTGTGCGGCGCGTTCAATATCAATATCATCAACACGGCCAAGAGGCTGGCAGAGGCCAAAGCGGCCGAGGGTAAGACTGTCAAGCTCTGGTGCATCGGCAAGAAGGCGCGCGACGCCTTCCGCAAGCACGATTTCGAAATCGTGCGCGCAGAAGCCGACGCCATGACCCACTTCGACTTCACCCTTGCGGCCAGCGTCGGCAACGAGCTGATCGCCGGGTACATCGAAGGCGAGCTCGATGAGGTCCACGTGTGCTTCGGAGAATTCCAAAGCATGGCCAAACAGCCGCCCGTCGACCTGACGGTGCTGCCCATGGCGACCCACGAAGAGAGCGGAGACGAGGAACAGTCCGGGTCCTCCGGGGACTATCTGTACGAACCGTCCGTGGAGGGTTTGCTCGCCGAACTCCTCCCCCGGTTCATCAAGGTCCAGGTGTACCGCGGCCTGCTGGATACTTCCGCATCCGAACACGCAGCCCGCATGGCGGCAATGGACAACGCCACCAAGGCTTGCGACGAACTGACAAATACGCTGACCTTGCTTTACAACAAGACGAGGCAGGCCGCCATCACTGGCGATCTCATGGACATTGTCGGCGGCGTGGAAGCGCTGAAAGGATAA
- a CDS encoding Crp/Fnr family transcriptional regulator — protein MKFTGVNLLDELAKKELKELRDLFNARSYTGGTIIYTPEETANLVFIVASGRVRVYLAYAEKEFTLGILNPGDVYATHAECFVQALDDVELLTAPVHAVRRVMDTVPTFTRTMVRVLGHILKNSFLIISGLAFKDIHSRLMDFMLAQARQSGVPEEDGLRLSLNLTIEQLAQHMGASRQTVSTLMGELARAGLVLKRARGEYFIPDMDALERAAGAER, from the coding sequence ATGAAATTCACCGGCGTCAATCTACTGGACGAACTGGCCAAGAAGGAGTTGAAGGAACTCCGGGACTTGTTCAATGCTCGTTCTTATACCGGCGGGACCATCATCTACACTCCGGAAGAAACGGCGAACCTCGTTTTCATCGTGGCCAGCGGACGCGTGCGCGTCTACCTGGCCTATGCGGAAAAGGAATTCACCCTCGGCATCCTCAATCCCGGCGACGTCTACGCCACCCATGCCGAATGCTTCGTCCAGGCCCTGGACGACGTCGAGCTGCTCACGGCCCCGGTTCATGCGGTCAGGCGGGTCATGGATACCGTGCCCACCTTCACCCGCACCATGGTGCGGGTGCTCGGCCACATCCTCAAGAACTCCTTTCTCATCATCAGCGGGCTGGCCTTCAAGGACATCCACTCCCGACTCATGGACTTCATGCTCGCTCAGGCCCGCCAGTCAGGCGTGCCCGAGGAGGACGGCCTGCGCCTCTCGCTGAACCTGACCATAGAGCAACTGGCCCAACACATGGGGGCATCCCGCCAGACCGTGTCCACGCTCATGGGGGAACTGGCCCGCGCCGGGCTCGTGCTCAAGCGGGCGCGCGGGGAGTACTTCATCCCGGACATGGACGCCCTTGAGCGGGCAGCCGGCGCGGAACGGTGA
- a CDS encoding ATP-binding protein, giving the protein MKIAMAGKGGVGKTSLTAWLADRLARNGKDVWMVDADTALSLGQASGLSPEALPVPLIRRGDLIRERIHAGGFLDLNPDVGDLPESLAVDIPIAGPVAPDVTTGRKRLLVMGAVTNAGGGCACDANALLKALLAHVVMERDAWVLVDLEAGVEHLGRGTAAHVNGLVVVSEPSMRSLQTGAEVGRMARDLGVANQVLVLNRHENGVPPALDGLPDRRVSIPPLPGLMGRQMTDASVLGLPETAMVDKLMDGLLDMLARGQSAAS; this is encoded by the coding sequence ATGAAGATAGCCATGGCGGGCAAGGGCGGCGTAGGCAAGACATCGCTGACCGCATGGCTGGCCGACCGGCTGGCCCGAAACGGCAAAGACGTCTGGATGGTGGATGCGGACACGGCCCTTTCCCTGGGCCAGGCATCCGGCCTTTCCCCGGAAGCGCTTCCCGTCCCGCTCATCCGCCGCGGCGATCTGATCCGCGAACGCATTCACGCGGGCGGCTTCCTCGACCTCAACCCGGACGTGGGCGACCTGCCCGAATCCCTGGCCGTGGATATCCCCATAGCCGGTCCGGTTGCTCCCGACGTGACAACGGGCCGCAAACGGCTGCTGGTCATGGGTGCCGTGACCAACGCCGGAGGCGGCTGCGCCTGCGATGCGAACGCGCTGCTCAAGGCGCTCCTCGCCCATGTGGTCATGGAACGAGACGCCTGGGTCCTGGTGGATTTGGAGGCCGGAGTGGAGCATCTGGGCCGGGGCACCGCCGCCCACGTGAACGGTCTCGTCGTGGTCTCCGAGCCGAGTATGCGCAGTCTCCAGACCGGCGCGGAAGTCGGCCGCATGGCCCGTGATCTGGGGGTCGCCAACCAGGTCCTTGTCCTAAACCGCCATGAAAACGGCGTGCCGCCCGCCCTGGACGGCCTGCCCGACCGACGCGTGTCCATTCCGCCCCTGCCCGGCCTCATGGGACGGCAGATGACCGACGCCTCGGTCCTCGGCCTGCCCGAAACAGCCATGGTGGACAAATTGATGGACGGGCTCCTCGACATGCTTGCCCGGGGCCAAAGCGCGGCGTCCTGA
- the cooS gene encoding anaerobic carbon-monoxide dehydrogenase catalytic subunit: protein MSKEPKPIDELTIWDDAKAMIRKGRAEGIETVHERLAQQHPCKLCELGTSCRNCTMGPCRITSKRPRGVCGADADVVVARNFGRFVAGGAAGHSDHGRDLIEVLEAIVTNETDDYRITDKDKLLRLAGELGVEVDGREFDEVAEDVMECCFADFGTRKKSVGFLARAPEVRRKKWDALGMTPRGVDREIAEMMHRTHMGCDNDAPNTLIHAARTALADGWGGSMIGTELSDVIFGTPTPKRSSCNLGILKEDQVNLLVHGHNPVVSEMILAAAREPELLARAKELGATGINVGGLCCTGNELLMRQGIPMAGNHLMTELAIITGAVEAIVVDYQCIMPSLVQIAGCYHTKFIDTANKARFTGAIHFDFQPRTAMKQAREIVSLAVESFAERDQSRVEIPCEPVEIMTGFSNEAVIQALGGSLTPLIEAIASGDIRGAVGIVGCNNPKIKQDSLNVGLAQELIKRDILVLVTGCVTTAAGKAGLLVPEAIEQAGPGLKKVCGALGIPPVLHYGSCVDNARILQLCAALANELKVDISDLPVGASSPEWYSEKAAAIGLYAVASGIYTHLGHPPHILGSETVTNLALSGLEDLVGATFFIEPDPVKTAEMFDTRIKAKRKALGLGE, encoded by the coding sequence ATGAGCAAAGAGCCGAAACCAATCGACGAACTGACTATTTGGGATGACGCCAAGGCGATGATCCGCAAGGGACGCGCCGAAGGCATCGAGACCGTGCACGAACGGCTCGCCCAGCAACACCCCTGCAAACTTTGCGAATTGGGAACATCCTGCCGCAACTGTACCATGGGGCCGTGCCGCATCACCTCGAAAAGGCCGCGAGGCGTCTGCGGCGCGGACGCGGATGTCGTGGTGGCGCGCAATTTCGGCCGATTCGTGGCGGGCGGCGCGGCCGGTCACTCCGATCACGGCCGGGACCTCATCGAGGTGCTGGAAGCCATCGTGACCAACGAGACCGATGATTACCGGATCACCGACAAGGACAAACTGCTCCGGCTGGCCGGGGAACTCGGCGTCGAAGTCGACGGGCGCGAATTCGACGAAGTGGCCGAAGATGTGATGGAGTGCTGCTTCGCGGACTTCGGTACGCGCAAGAAGTCCGTGGGCTTTCTCGCCCGCGCGCCGGAGGTCCGGCGCAAGAAATGGGACGCGCTGGGCATGACGCCCCGAGGCGTGGACCGCGAAATCGCCGAAATGATGCACCGGACCCACATGGGCTGCGACAACGACGCGCCCAACACCCTGATCCATGCGGCCCGGACCGCCCTGGCCGACGGTTGGGGCGGCTCGATGATCGGCACCGAGCTGTCGGACGTCATCTTCGGCACGCCAACGCCCAAGCGGTCCTCGTGCAACCTGGGCATCCTGAAGGAGGACCAGGTCAACCTGCTGGTCCACGGCCACAATCCCGTGGTGTCCGAGATGATCCTGGCCGCCGCCCGCGAACCCGAGCTGCTGGCCCGGGCCAAGGAGCTGGGCGCGACCGGAATCAACGTCGGCGGACTCTGCTGTACGGGCAACGAGCTGCTCATGCGTCAGGGCATCCCCATGGCCGGAAACCACCTGATGACCGAGCTGGCCATCATCACCGGAGCGGTGGAAGCCATTGTGGTGGACTATCAGTGCATCATGCCCAGCCTTGTGCAGATAGCGGGGTGCTACCACACCAAGTTCATCGACACGGCCAACAAGGCACGCTTCACAGGGGCCATCCACTTCGACTTCCAGCCGAGGACGGCCATGAAGCAGGCGCGCGAGATCGTCTCCCTCGCGGTGGAGAGCTTCGCCGAGCGCGACCAATCCCGCGTGGAGATTCCCTGCGAGCCGGTGGAGATCATGACCGGCTTTTCCAACGAGGCGGTCATCCAGGCCCTGGGCGGCTCCCTGACCCCGCTCATCGAAGCCATCGCCTCAGGAGACATCCGCGGCGCGGTCGGCATCGTTGGCTGCAACAACCCCAAGATCAAACAGGACTCCCTGAACGTCGGCCTGGCCCAGGAGCTCATCAAACGCGACATCCTGGTCCTCGTCACCGGCTGCGTGACCACTGCCGCGGGCAAGGCCGGGCTGCTGGTCCCGGAAGCCATCGAACAGGCCGGACCTGGATTGAAGAAAGTATGCGGCGCGCTCGGCATCCCGCCCGTGCTGCATTACGGCTCCTGCGTGGACAATGCCCGCATCCTCCAGCTCTGCGCGGCGTTGGCCAATGAACTGAAGGTGGATATTTCGGACCTGCCTGTCGGCGCCTCCTCGCCGGAGTGGTATTCCGAAAAAGCCGCCGCCATAGGCCTCTACGCCGTTGCGTCGGGCATCTACACCCACCTCGGCCATCCGCCGCACATCCTGGGGTCCGAAACGGTGACCAACCTCGCCCTTTCCGGACTGGAGGACCTGGTCGGCGCGACCTTCTTCATCGAGCCCGATCCGGTGAAGACGGCCGAGATGTTCGACACGCGCATCAAGGCGAAACGCAAGGCTCTGGGCCTCGGCGAGTAG
- a CDS encoding response regulator, whose translation MTKIRLLFVDDEDNVLAALRRMLRNKRNDWDMTLVNSSPAALEVLEKAPFDVIVSDIKMPGMDGAELLTRVKDRYPGTIRIALSGQVDLNEVIRSIRSVHQYISKPCTADVLIARIEGALRSKEVLTDRKMLNLVTEIEALPVIPKIFQEIRDELSKPEPSIDRIAASITRDVGLMAKILKLVNSPFFGLPNRIDSMHKAITMLGLETIKALILSTHLFTTFDAHALSGLKLNLLWEHCFRVANIARLIAECDKADKNVIANCRMAGLLHDVGKLILINYFPDKYALVLDSVRRNGGPVCDIEREIFGTTHAEMGAYLMGLWGMTDDVVHAIGYHHGHRLSDGYIPNVVTAANAIDHHCVVFHKDYSRIRICKASAPDLFDEKRLHLWLDYIADRWQTIDDFDLADETVLGEILDRG comes from the coding sequence ATGACAAAAATACGACTGCTCTTCGTTGACGACGAGGACAACGTCCTCGCCGCGCTGCGACGCATGTTGCGAAACAAGAGGAACGACTGGGACATGACGCTGGTCAACTCAAGCCCGGCTGCGCTGGAGGTCCTGGAAAAGGCCCCCTTCGACGTCATCGTGTCCGACATCAAGATGCCGGGCATGGACGGAGCCGAGCTTCTCACCAGAGTAAAGGACCGCTATCCCGGCACCATCCGCATCGCCTTGTCCGGCCAGGTAGACCTGAACGAGGTCATCCGCTCCATTCGCTCCGTGCACCAGTACATCTCGAAGCCGTGCACCGCCGATGTCCTCATAGCCCGCATCGAGGGCGCACTGCGCTCCAAGGAGGTCCTGACCGACCGCAAGATGCTCAACCTGGTCACGGAGATCGAGGCCCTTCCGGTCATTCCCAAGATATTCCAGGAAATCCGGGACGAGCTGTCCAAGCCCGAGCCGTCCATAGACCGCATCGCCGCCTCCATCACCCGCGACGTGGGGCTCATGGCCAAGATTCTCAAGCTGGTCAACTCGCCCTTCTTCGGGCTGCCGAACCGCATCGATTCCATGCACAAGGCCATCACCATGCTGGGGCTCGAAACCATCAAGGCCCTTATCCTCTCCACCCACCTGTTCACCACCTTCGACGCGCACGCCCTGTCCGGCCTCAAGCTGAACCTGCTCTGGGAGCATTGCTTCCGGGTGGCCAACATCGCCCGGCTCATCGCCGAATGCGACAAGGCGGACAAGAACGTCATCGCCAACTGCCGCATGGCCGGGCTGCTGCACGACGTGGGCAAACTCATCCTGATAAACTATTTCCCCGACAAGTATGCACTGGTCCTGGATTCGGTCCGGAGAAACGGCGGCCCGGTCTGCGACATCGAGCGCGAAATATTCGGCACCACCCACGCGGAGATGGGAGCCTACCTCATGGGGCTGTGGGGCATGACCGACGATGTGGTCCACGCCATCGGCTACCACCACGGCCACAGGCTTTCCGACGGGTACATCCCCAACGTGGTCACCGCCGCCAACGCCATCGACCATCACTGCGTGGTCTTCCACAAGGATTACTCGCGGATCAGGATATGCAAGGCCTCGGCCCCGGACCTGTTCGACGAGAAGCGGCTGCACCTCTGGCTGGACTACATCGCGGACCGCTGGCAGACCATCGACGACTTCGACCTCGCGGACGAGACCGTCCTCGGCGAGATACTGGACAGGGGGTAG
- a CDS encoding MFS transporter: protein MTDAYKKRRMYLFLLVLVICSGAAFQGWRTLLNNFAVEAAGLDGLGMGVVQSVREIPGFLALLAIYMILFISEHRLAALSVIVLGLGVALTGLLPSLTGLVFTTLIMSFGFHYYETMNQSLTLQYFDRTEAPVVMARLRSITALTNITVGAVIYFLAKALGYTEMFALLGGVAAVAGLWALTRDPSRPDLPPQLKKMTFRPRYWLFYALTFLSGARRQIFVAFAVFLLVSKFGYSIKQITILFVCNNVINYFANPIIGRSINKYGERAVLTVEYSVLTFVFLGYALTDSAVLAGVLYILDNIVFNFAIAIKTFYQKIADPQDIASGMAVGFTINHIAAVAVPVTGGIIWLADYRLVFLLAVVLSLISLGLSQLVAGQIRARSEG from the coding sequence ATGACAGACGCATACAAAAAACGCCGGATGTACCTTTTCCTTCTGGTTCTGGTCATCTGCTCCGGCGCGGCCTTCCAGGGCTGGCGAACCCTGCTCAACAACTTTGCCGTGGAAGCCGCCGGGCTGGACGGCCTGGGCATGGGCGTGGTCCAATCCGTGCGCGAAATTCCAGGCTTCCTGGCCTTGCTGGCCATCTACATGATCCTGTTCATCTCCGAGCACCGGCTGGCCGCCCTATCCGTGATCGTGCTCGGCCTGGGCGTGGCCCTGACCGGGCTGCTGCCGTCCCTGACGGGCCTGGTCTTCACCACCCTCATCATGAGTTTCGGCTTCCACTATTACGAAACCATGAACCAGTCCCTGACCCTGCAATACTTCGACAGAACCGAGGCGCCCGTGGTCATGGCCCGGCTCAGGAGCATCACCGCCCTGACCAACATCACCGTGGGCGCGGTCATCTATTTCCTGGCCAAGGCCCTGGGCTACACCGAGATGTTCGCCCTGCTCGGCGGGGTGGCCGCGGTCGCGGGACTATGGGCGCTGACGCGCGACCCGTCCCGCCCGGACCTGCCGCCCCAGCTCAAGAAGATGACCTTCCGCCCGAGATACTGGCTCTTCTACGCCCTGACTTTTCTGAGCGGCGCTCGGCGGCAGATTTTCGTGGCCTTCGCCGTGTTCCTGCTGGTCTCCAAGTTCGGCTACTCCATCAAGCAGATCACCATCCTGTTCGTCTGCAACAACGTCATCAACTACTTCGCCAACCCGATCATCGGACGGTCCATCAACAAGTACGGCGAACGCGCCGTACTGACCGTGGAATACTCCGTCCTGACCTTTGTTTTCCTGGGCTACGCCCTCACCGACAGCGCGGTCCTGGCAGGGGTCCTCTATATCCTGGACAACATCGTCTTCAACTTCGCCATCGCCATCAAGACCTTCTACCAGAAGATCGCGGACCCGCAGGACATCGCCTCGGGCATGGCCGTGGGCTTCACCATCAACCACATCGCCGCCGTGGCCGTGCCGGTCACAGGCGGAATCATCTGGCTGGCCGACTACCGGCTGGTCTTCCTGTTGGCCGTGGTCCTCTCCCTGATCTCCCTGGGCCTGTCCCAACTGGTCGCCGGACAAATCCGCGCCCGCTCCGAAGGCTGA
- the waaF gene encoding lipopolysaccharide heptosyltransferase II produces the protein MREYKKIGVWQTAFLGDAVLTLPLLRALKDRYPDAEIHFFVRAGVEPVFTGQPEIARVRPFAKRGAQKSLKAAVRIGRDFGREGFDLWISAHASLRSAVVARATGISRRIGYRAPWYNRFAYTETVDRRFDELAEIERLMELVRPLGIDGPAPEARLVLPSGAMRAAERIRGGIDADRPVLGIHPGSTWPTKCWPEEYFSEIVRRASDGGAHVLVFAGPGEEEVAERIIDGAEVAPHHVTNLAGKLSLPKLAACLGKLDAYLTNDSGPMHLAWTQDVPLVALFGPTVESLGFFPRGANSTVLETELNCRPCGLHGPRKCPKGHFRCMKELTPDRVWSELRKKLWP, from the coding sequence ATGCGCGAATACAAAAAAATCGGCGTCTGGCAGACCGCCTTTCTTGGCGACGCCGTGTTGACCCTGCCCCTGTTGAGGGCGCTCAAGGACCGCTACCCCGATGCGGAGATTCATTTCTTCGTGCGAGCCGGGGTGGAGCCTGTGTTCACTGGCCAGCCAGAAATCGCGCGGGTGCGCCCCTTTGCCAAGCGCGGGGCGCAGAAGTCGCTGAAGGCGGCCGTGCGTATCGGGCGGGATTTCGGCCGGGAGGGCTTCGATCTGTGGATCTCCGCTCACGCGAGCCTGCGTTCGGCCGTTGTGGCCCGGGCCACCGGCATCAGCAGGCGTATCGGCTACCGCGCGCCGTGGTATAACCGTTTCGCGTACACCGAGACCGTGGACCGTCGTTTTGACGAGCTTGCCGAAATTGAGCGGCTCATGGAGCTGGTCAGGCCGCTGGGCATCGACGGCCCCGCGCCCGAGGCGCGGCTTGTCTTGCCGAGCGGAGCCATGCGCGCGGCGGAGCGCATCCGGGGAGGCATCGACGCCGACCGGCCGGTGCTCGGCATTCATCCCGGCTCCACCTGGCCGACAAAGTGTTGGCCCGAAGAATATTTCAGCGAGATCGTGCGCAGGGCCTCGGACGGCGGCGCGCATGTGCTCGTCTTTGCAGGTCCGGGCGAAGAGGAGGTGGCCGAGCGGATCATCGACGGGGCCGAAGTCGCGCCGCACCACGTGACCAACCTCGCGGGAAAGTTGTCCCTGCCCAAGCTCGCGGCCTGTCTCGGCAAGCTTGACGCCTACCTGACCAACGATTCCGGCCCCATGCACCTGGCCTGGACACAGGACGTGCCCCTGGTGGCCCTGTTCGGTCCCACCGTGGAATCCCTGGGCTTCTTTCCGCGCGGCGCGAACTCGACGGTCCTTGAAACCGAGTTGAATTGCCGCCCCTGCGGACTGCACGGACCTCGGAAATGTCCCAAGGGCCATTTCCGGTGCATGAAGGAATTGACCCCCGACCGGGTCTGGTCCGAACTGAGAAAAAAGCTCTGGCCCTAG
- the atpD gene encoding F0F1 ATP synthase subunit beta, whose amino-acid sequence MANTGKIVQVIGAVVDVEFAEGNLPNILSALEIKNPNNTDAPDLICEVAQHLGNNVVRTIAMDATEGLVRGMDAVDTESPITVPVGSGSLGRIMNVVGNPVDELGEVPCEKRLPIHREAPAFTDQSTKVELLETGIKVVDLLIPFPKGGKMGLFGGAGVGKTVILMEMINNIAKQHGGISVFAGVGERTREGNDLYHEMKEAGVLEKAALVYGQMNEPPGARARVALTALTCAEYFRDEEGQDVLLFVDNIFRFTQAGSEVSALLGRMPSAVGYQPTLGTDLGGLQERITSTNKGSITSVQAVYVPADDLTDPAPATTFAHLDGTLVLSRQIAELGIYPAVDPLDSTSRILSPDVLGAEHYNTAREVQSVLQKYKDLQDIIAILGMDELSDEDKLTVARARRVQRFLSQPFHVAEVFTGVPGVYVKTEDTVKAFRDILDGKYDDLPEQAFYMCGPIEEAIEKAKQ is encoded by the coding sequence ATGGCTAATACTGGTAAAATCGTTCAGGTAATCGGCGCCGTCGTCGACGTCGAATTTGCCGAAGGGAATCTTCCCAACATTCTGTCCGCGTTGGAGATTAAAAACCCCAACAATACGGACGCACCCGATCTGATCTGCGAAGTCGCCCAGCATCTGGGCAACAACGTGGTCCGCACCATCGCCATGGACGCCACCGAAGGTCTGGTCCGCGGCATGGACGCGGTGGACACCGAGTCGCCCATCACCGTTCCTGTGGGCTCCGGTTCCCTGGGCCGCATCATGAACGTCGTCGGCAACCCCGTTGACGAGCTGGGCGAGGTGCCCTGTGAAAAGCGTCTGCCCATTCACCGTGAGGCTCCCGCTTTCACAGACCAGTCCACCAAGGTCGAACTGCTCGAAACCGGCATCAAGGTCGTCGACCTGCTCATCCCGTTCCCCAAGGGCGGCAAGATGGGCCTGTTCGGCGGCGCAGGCGTCGGCAAGACCGTTATTCTCATGGAGATGATCAACAACATCGCCAAGCAGCACGGCGGTATCTCCGTGTTCGCCGGTGTTGGTGAGCGTACCCGTGAGGGCAACGACCTCTACCACGAAATGAAGGAAGCCGGCGTTCTGGAGAAAGCCGCGTTGGTCTACGGCCAGATGAACGAGCCTCCGGGAGCCCGCGCTCGCGTCGCCCTGACCGCTCTGACCTGCGCCGAGTACTTCCGCGATGAGGAAGGCCAGGACGTGCTTCTGTTCGTCGACAACATCTTCCGCTTCACCCAGGCTGGTTCCGAGGTGTCCGCACTGCTCGGCCGTATGCCTTCGGCGGTTGGTTACCAGCCGACCCTGGGCACCGACCTCGGTGGCCTGCAGGAGCGCATCACCTCCACCAACAAGGGTTCGATCACCTCGGTCCAGGCCGTTTACGTGCCCGCCGATGACTTGACCGACCCCGCGCCGGCCACGACCTTCGCGCACCTTGACGGTACGCTGGTTCTGTCCCGCCAGATCGCCGAGCTCGGCATCTACCCCGCGGTTGATCCGCTGGACTCCACGTCCCGCATCCTCTCCCCGGACGTTCTGGGCGCGGAACACTACAACACGGCTCGTGAAGTCCAGTCCGTACTCCAGAAGTACAAGGACCTGCAGGACATCATCGCCATTCTCGGCATGGACGAACTGTCCGACGAGGACAAGCTGACCGTTGCCCGCGCTCGTCGCGTCCAGCGTTTCCTGTCCCAGCCCTTCCACGTGGCTGAAGTCTTCACCGGCGTCCCGGGCGTGTACGTCAAGACCGAGGACACCGTTAAGGCGTTCCGCGACATCCTGGACGGCAAGTACGACGACCTGCCGGAACAGGCCTTCTACATGTGCGGCCCCATCGAGGAAGCCATCGAAAAGGCCAAGCAGTAA
- a CDS encoding F0F1 ATP synthase subunit epsilon, translated as MATLKLEIVTPDRKVLSEDVEYVGAPGIMGEFGVLPNHVPFLSALGIGNLHYKQDGKAFYVFVSGGFAEVSNNQVTILAEVAEKAIEIDVDRAMKAKDRAEQRSTASKEKIEAARNQAALKRAISRISCKSSGQNAGTC; from the coding sequence ATGGCCACATTGAAGCTTGAAATTGTCACTCCCGATCGGAAGGTTCTTTCCGAGGACGTGGAATACGTGGGCGCGCCCGGCATCATGGGCGAGTTCGGCGTACTGCCGAACCACGTGCCTTTCCTGTCCGCTCTCGGGATCGGCAATCTTCACTACAAACAAGACGGCAAGGCGTTCTACGTCTTCGTCTCCGGTGGCTTTGCCGAAGTCAGCAACAACCAGGTCACCATCCTGGCTGAGGTTGCCGAAAAGGCCATCGAGATCGACGTCGATCGCGCCATGAAGGCCAAGGACCGCGCAGAACAGCGTTCCACGGCCTCCAAGGAAAAGATCGAGGCCGCCCGCAACCAGGCCGCTCTGAAACGCGCCATCTCGCGCATCAGCTGCAAGTCCAGCGGTCAGAACGCAGGCACCTGCTAA
- a CDS encoding M48 family metallopeptidase codes for MSKSAEFAGLPLVVKANPRARRVLVKLVPGRGLEVVTPKRFDRALVADILEEKRSWIERTRDRMTAAGVDLSGEPPEPPEIIEYRAVDRLVRVGYLDRPGKVRVTENAARLLVSGPLADRDAVVAALCRHTVRKAREALLPWLDRVGRRTGLTYSALRVRSQRTRWGSCSSRGTISLNAKLLFLPPELVDHLLLHELCHTRHLNHSEAYWAFVAGFEPDYRRLEREVARGGRFVPAWFA; via the coding sequence GTGAGCAAAAGCGCGGAATTCGCGGGGCTGCCCCTGGTCGTCAAGGCCAACCCGCGCGCTCGGCGGGTATTGGTCAAGCTGGTGCCGGGTCGAGGTCTTGAGGTGGTCACGCCCAAAAGGTTCGACAGGGCTCTGGTGGCGGACATCTTGGAGGAAAAGCGGTCGTGGATCGAGCGCACCCGGGACCGCATGACCGCCGCCGGGGTTGATCTCTCGGGCGAACCGCCGGAGCCGCCGGAAATCATCGAGTACCGCGCAGTGGACCGGCTCGTCCGGGTGGGCTACCTGGACCGGCCCGGCAAGGTCCGGGTCACGGAGAACGCGGCCCGGCTGTTGGTGTCCGGCCCGCTTGCGGACAGGGACGCGGTCGTCGCTGCCCTGTGCCGCCATACGGTGAGGAAGGCGCGGGAAGCGCTTTTGCCGTGGCTCGATCGGGTCGGCCGGAGGACCGGGCTGACTTACTCCGCCCTGCGTGTGCGCAGCCAGAGGACCCGCTGGGGGAGCTGCTCGTCTCGGGGGACCATTTCCCTCAACGCCAAACTGCTGTTCCTGCCCCCGGAGCTGGTGGACCATCTGCTGCTGCACGAGCTCTGCCACACCCGCCACCTGAACCACTCCGAGGCGTACTGGGCCTTTGTGGCCGGATTCGAGCCTGATTACAGACGGCTTGAGCGCGAGGTCGCTCGCGGCGGCCGCTTCGTGCCCGCCTGGTTCGCCTGA